The Pontibacter sp. SGAir0037 DNA segment GATTTCCTCGGCCAGCCTTGTCAGGCTGCTGCCGCTTCTGCTGGTCAACTTCCATGCCCTTATCCTTTCCCGGATTGCCTTCCTGGCTTTATCGCCAACTGCCGGTAAGAATCCGATAAAATATTTACCCTGCTTATTCCGTGACTTCCTGCTTCTGAATGTATAGCCCAGAAATTCAAAAGACATGTTCGGGTAACTTTTGCGTCGGTCCTCGTCCCTGCAGTAAACAATTTTGGTCTTCTCCGGGTGCATCTCCAAGCCACATGCCTTTAGCCTTTCTGCCAGTGCTTCTTTAAGCGCTATCGCCTGCTGCTCGGTGCTGCAGTGTATCACACAGTCGTCTGCGTAGCGCTCGAACGGGCAACCGGGATACTTTATCCGCAGCCACTCGTCCATGCAGTAGTGCAGAAACAGGTTGGCCAGCAGCGGACTGATGACTGCTCCCTGCGGAGTGCCCTTTGTCCTTTCTGTGGTTATGCCGTTTCTTTGCTGCACAGGTGTTTTGAGCCACCGCTCGATGTAGAGCAGCACCCATTTGCAGTCTGTGTGCCTGCGCACTGCTTTTAGGAGCAACTCGTGCGGGATGCTGTCGAAGAAGCCTTTGATGTCCAGGTCCAGAACCCAGTCCTGCCGCCAGCACCGCTGCCTGGCTTTGCCCACCGCTTCCAGTGCGCTTTTGCCCGGCCTGTACCCATAGGAGTCGTCATGGAACACAGGCTCCAGTACTGGTGCCAATGTCATGGTGACTACCATCTGGGCAATACGATCCGTAACAGTGGGTATTCCTAGTGGACGGGTGCCCCCGCCGCTCTTGGGAATTTCCACCAGTAAGACGGGTGCGGGCATATAGCTTCCCGAGCTCATTCGGTTCCATAACCGGTAAAGGTGATTTCTGCTGTCCTGGTCGAACTCCTCGAGGTTTAGCCCATCCACACCTGCGCTACCTCCGTTTTGTTTTACACGCAGGTAAGCCTGGTGCACGATGTGCTTTGAGATGGTAAATGGTTTTGTCTTAATCATGTCAGTACCTCCTGCAGGCTTACCTGCAGTTTTCTTTGTGATAAAAACCGGATAATACATCCCCTTGGCTCCATCCCCATTACAGGGACTTCCACGCTACTACGGGATGTTCCGCCCGCGTGCCCTGCCTCGGTACTCTTACTCTTGTGGGTCTGCCACTTGAGCTTCTCCCTTCTCATCAGGACGACACGTTCTCACGTTCCGTGCAAATGCCTGTGTTAAGGTCACGCTGCCTTAATGCCGGATGCCGCATGAGCAGTAGCCAGGTTGCCCTCATGCTTATCCCGGGACAGTGGTGACTCCCGGTTTTGACATCACTTATTCGCTAACGACACTTCTTCAGCAGTTCACTTGCGTTCGTCTCCTTAACACCTACCTGCTACCTTTCCGGTAACTTTTCCTTGTCGCTCACGACCATGCCTTTTAAGCAAAGCCGCACAAGGCGGTTTGGAGCCTGCACCTGACTACCGGCTCCGAGGGGCCTGCCCTCATCATTTGCACAGCACCAAAGGACACTAAAAGCGTCCTTCGTTCGTGACACACCACCACTGTACAAGCGGTTCTCGCATACAGCGGTTCGTTAAGCTGTGGAGCTACTTTCTTGTAGTAGTCAAGCATTGATT contains these protein-coding regions:
- the ltrA gene encoding group II intron reverse transcriptase/maturase — its product is MIKTKPFTISKHIVHQAYLRVKQNGGSAGVDGLNLEEFDQDSRNHLYRLWNRMSSGSYMPAPVLLVEIPKSGGGTRPLGIPTVTDRIAQMVVTMTLAPVLEPVFHDDSYGYRPGKSALEAVGKARQRCWRQDWVLDLDIKGFFDSIPHELLLKAVRRHTDCKWVLLYIERWLKTPVQQRNGITTERTKGTPQGAVISPLLANLFLHYCMDEWLRIKYPGCPFERYADDCVIHCSTEQQAIALKEALAERLKACGLEMHPEKTKIVYCRDEDRRKSYPNMSFEFLGYTFRSRKSRNKQGKYFIGFLPAVGDKARKAIRERIRAWKLTSRSGSSLTRLAEEINPVLKGWINYYGHFYKSELYEVLRYLNLVLKSWARQKYKKLQGHKIRASDWLGKVAKAIPNLFAHWQLGVRP